A portion of the Enterobacter sp. SA187 genome contains these proteins:
- a CDS encoding YbaK/EbsC family protein, which translates to MSLHSVREFFASQAPDIEIIELSQSTATVALAAAAHNVEPGQIAKTLSLKVKDEVILIVAKGDARLDNKKLKSTFGAKARMLSSDEVVLTTGHPVGGVCPFGLENPLAVYCDVSLKQYQEVLPAAGATHSAVRISPSRMAQLTSATWVDVCE; encoded by the coding sequence ATGAGTCTGCATTCTGTGCGGGAGTTTTTTGCAAGCCAGGCCCCCGATATTGAAATTATTGAACTAAGTCAGAGTACTGCAACAGTGGCACTGGCCGCAGCGGCGCACAATGTTGAACCCGGACAAATTGCCAAAACGCTGTCGTTGAAAGTAAAAGATGAAGTGATCCTGATCGTGGCGAAAGGCGACGCCAGGCTGGATAACAAAAAGCTGAAATCCACCTTTGGCGCGAAAGCGCGCATGCTGAGCAGCGATGAAGTGGTGCTCACCACCGGGCATCCGGTTGGCGGCGTCTGCCCTTTCGGGCTGGAGAACCCGCTGGCTGTCTACTGCGATGTATCCCTTAAGCAGTATCAGGAAGTGCTGCCTGCCGCAGGCGCTACCCACAGCGCCGTGCGTATTTCACCGTCGCGCATGGCGCAACTTACGTCTGCCACCTGGGTGGATGTCTGTGAATAA
- a CDS encoding PTS sugar transporter subunit IIC produces MSDNHAAFNLIFRFVENYVSPIAGRISSQRHVMAIRDGFISAMPFMIVGSFLLVFAYPPFSPDTTLGFARAWLDMAKQFEGQILTPFDMTMGIMSIYICAAIAYNLGKHYVKSHQLDPFMCAMLSLMAFLLVAAPKTKGAMPVDSLGGTGIFTAILVAIYCVEMMRFLKAHNIGIRLPDQVPPMIKNSFDLLIPVLVVVVTLYPLSLFIQSQFDMLIPQAIMSLFKPLVSAADSLPAILLAVLIGHLLWFAGIHGAAIVSGMLQMFWLTNLGMNQSALAQGAPLPHIFMEAFWTFFIVIGGSGATMGLVLCYLRSRSVHLRSIGKLSVVPSFFNINEPVIFGTPIVMNPVFFIPFLLAPMVNAVIAWAAMKMDLIGRVISVVPWTAPAPIGAAWGLGWDFRAAILVVVLAVVSAIIYYPFFKVYEKQLLAQEAEEALRAEEERQQVA; encoded by the coding sequence ATGTCTGATAACCATGCTGCGTTTAATCTGATTTTCCGCTTCGTTGAAAATTACGTCAGCCCGATTGCCGGGCGAATTTCTTCCCAGCGTCATGTGATGGCGATCCGTGATGGCTTTATTTCCGCCATGCCCTTTATGATCGTCGGCTCGTTTTTACTGGTCTTTGCCTATCCGCCGTTTTCACCGGATACCACATTAGGCTTTGCCCGCGCCTGGCTGGATATGGCCAAACAGTTCGAAGGGCAGATCCTGACGCCCTTTGATATGACCATGGGCATCATGTCGATCTACATCTGTGCGGCAATCGCCTATAACCTCGGCAAGCACTACGTGAAATCGCATCAGCTTGATCCCTTCATGTGCGCCATGCTGTCGCTGATGGCATTCCTGCTGGTAGCCGCCCCGAAAACCAAAGGCGCGATGCCGGTAGACAGTCTGGGAGGCACCGGCATCTTTACGGCGATCCTCGTCGCCATCTATTGCGTGGAGATGATGCGTTTTCTGAAGGCGCATAACATTGGTATCCGCCTGCCGGATCAGGTGCCGCCGATGATCAAAAACTCATTCGACCTGCTGATCCCGGTGCTGGTGGTGGTGGTAACGCTGTACCCGCTGAGCCTGTTTATCCAGTCGCAATTCGATATGTTGATCCCGCAGGCCATCATGTCGCTGTTTAAACCCCTGGTCTCGGCGGCGGATTCACTGCCGGCTATTCTGCTGGCGGTGCTGATTGGGCATCTGCTGTGGTTTGCCGGGATCCATGGCGCGGCTATCGTCTCCGGAATGCTGCAAATGTTCTGGCTGACTAACCTTGGCATGAACCAGAGCGCGCTGGCGCAGGGCGCGCCCTTGCCGCATATCTTTATGGAAGCTTTCTGGACCTTCTTTATTGTGATCGGCGGCTCCGGGGCCACCATGGGGCTGGTGCTGTGCTATTTGCGCAGCCGTTCAGTGCACCTGCGTTCGATAGGTAAACTGAGCGTGGTGCCGAGCTTCTTTAACATTAACGAGCCGGTGATCTTCGGCACGCCTATCGTCATGAACCCGGTATTCTTCATTCCGTTCCTGCTTGCGCCTATGGTGAATGCGGTGATCGCCTGGGCCGCCATGAAAATGGATCTGATTGGCCGGGTGATTTCCGTGGTGCCCTGGACTGCGCCTGCGCCAATCGGTGCGGCATGGGGGCTGGGCTGGGATTTCCGTGCGGCGATCCTCGTGGTAGTGCTGGCCGTGGTGTCCGCCATCATCTATTACCCGTTCTTTAAAGTGTATGAGAAGCAGTTGCTGGCGCAGGAAGCCGAAGAGGCATTGCGTGCAGAGGAAGAGCGTCAACAGGTGGCGTAA
- the fhuF gene encoding siderophore-iron reductase FhuF — protein MAYRFAPITEDAVWRIPLRPETVSLADALRDAFATHRAHFLDVIKLDEAYPHQAMTLAEWSQSSTLQSLQAIYADHIYRNQPTQLRENKPLLSLWAQWYLGLMVPPLLLALLTQKTAPDVSPEHFHVEFHETGRAACFWMDVHADHVTTRLSDQQRIERLIVRAMMPVVQALESTGDINGKLIWSNTGYLINWYLNEMKPLLGEERVAALRQFCFFEKQLSDGQDNPLWRTVVLRDGLLVRRTCCQRYRLPDVQQCGDCTLK, from the coding sequence ATGGCCTATCGCTTCGCTCCGATCACTGAAGATGCTGTCTGGCGTATCCCGCTTCGTCCTGAAACGGTATCGCTGGCCGATGCCCTGCGTGATGCGTTTGCCACGCACCGTGCGCACTTCCTGGATGTGATAAAACTTGATGAGGCTTATCCTCACCAGGCCATGACGCTGGCCGAATGGTCACAGTCGTCAACGCTTCAGTCGTTGCAGGCTATCTATGCCGATCACATCTACCGTAATCAGCCAACGCAACTGCGGGAAAATAAGCCGCTGCTGTCGTTATGGGCGCAGTGGTATCTGGGCCTGATGGTGCCGCCGCTGCTGCTGGCGCTGTTAACCCAGAAAACCGCGCCGGATGTTTCTCCGGAACATTTTCACGTTGAGTTCCATGAAACCGGACGTGCCGCCTGCTTCTGGATGGATGTGCATGCGGATCACGTCACCACCCGTCTTTCCGACCAGCAACGTATTGAGCGGCTGATTGTCCGGGCGATGATGCCGGTGGTGCAGGCGCTGGAGTCGACCGGCGACATCAACGGCAAGCTTATCTGGAGCAACACCGGTTATCTGATCAACTGGTATCTCAACGAGATGAAACCCCTGCTCGGCGAGGAGCGCGTCGCGGCGCTGCGTCAGTTCTGCTTCTTTGAGAAACAGCTTTCTGATGGTCAGGATAATCCGTTATGGCGCACCGTGGTGCTGCGTGATGGGTTACTGGTGCGCCGCACCTGCTGCCAGCGCTACCGTCTGCCGGACGTGCAGCAGTGCGGTGATTGCACGCTGAAATAA
- a CDS encoding GGDEF domain-containing protein produces the protein MTAHSWHSLCNKKYRLSLRLFLFLNAASALFSFLLPLYNARSLTVPLCLLFTISVTLLAWHWRFPAKKLNVSPISVLFGALWAWHVAIKFSLLADPGSPYLLIALISVLFIGSIAFSNNIIAFTLHSLPVFLCCLWFSEGENMVRMIFSFALPMAGIAIQNVIQSRNDKFALDLMCRLLEERETLNDLSMLDPLTGLYNRRGLQNKIDNLLALDSGVRYVLLLDIDHFKAYNDHYGHMMGDQALIRVSAAIRDAVRSRDIVARFGGEEFMILLSNVDLERARMAAERIRQQVYDLKIPHMFNESVATNVTVSIGIAPLTDTNIEAALDQADKALYEAKHLGRNNILFSGELKVA, from the coding sequence ATGACAGCACACTCATGGCATTCCCTTTGTAACAAGAAATACCGTTTATCCCTGCGTTTGTTCTTGTTTCTCAATGCAGCTTCGGCGCTTTTTTCCTTTCTGCTTCCGCTCTATAACGCGCGGTCGCTGACGGTCCCGCTGTGTCTGCTGTTTACTATCAGCGTGACGCTGCTGGCGTGGCACTGGCGCTTTCCGGCAAAGAAATTAAATGTGTCGCCGATCTCAGTTTTATTTGGCGCATTATGGGCGTGGCATGTCGCCATTAAATTTTCGCTGCTTGCCGATCCCGGCTCGCCTTATCTGCTGATTGCGTTAATTAGCGTGTTATTTATCGGCTCCATAGCTTTTTCCAATAATATCATCGCATTCACGTTGCACTCGTTGCCGGTATTTTTATGCTGCCTGTGGTTTAGCGAGGGTGAGAACATGGTGCGGATGATATTTTCCTTCGCCCTGCCGATGGCAGGTATTGCTATTCAGAACGTGATCCAGTCGCGCAATGATAAGTTTGCCCTTGATTTGATGTGTCGGTTGCTGGAAGAAAGAGAGACGCTGAATGATTTAAGCATGCTCGATCCGCTTACCGGCCTGTACAACCGTCGCGGTCTGCAAAACAAAATAGATAACCTGCTGGCGCTGGATAGCGGCGTTCGCTATGTACTGCTGCTTGATATCGACCATTTCAAAGCCTACAACGATCACTATGGTCATATGATGGGTGACCAGGCGCTGATCCGTGTGTCGGCGGCTATCCGCGATGCCGTGCGCTCGCGGGATATTGTCGCCCGTTTCGGCGGCGAAGAATTTATGATCCTGTTAAGTAATGTTGATCTGGAGCGGGCGCGCATGGCCGCCGAGCGCATTCGCCAGCAGGTTTACGATCTGAAAATTCCGCACATGTTTAATGAAAGCGTGGCGACCAACGTGACGGTCAGCATCGGCATCGCGCCGTTAACGGACACCAATATTGAAGCGGCGCTGGATCAGGCGGATAAGGCGCTTTATGAAGCCAAGCACCTGGGCCGCAACAATATCCTGTTCAGCGGTGAGCTAAAAGTCGCCTGA
- a CDS encoding DUF1435 domain-containing protein yields the protein MILVIIISVRGESMLQRALGSGWGLLLPGIIVSGLAYADLSLNAWRVLIVLGLVLTPVMLYHKQLRHFVLLPSGIALVSGMMMLLMNLKRMM from the coding sequence ATGATATTGGTTATCATTATCAGTGTGAGAGGCGAAAGCATGTTGCAGCGGGCGCTGGGAAGTGGATGGGGTCTTTTATTGCCGGGTATTATTGTGTCCGGACTGGCGTATGCCGATCTTTCTCTTAATGCATGGCGGGTATTGATCGTGCTGGGGCTGGTACTGACGCCAGTGATGCTTTATCACAAGCAGTTACGGCACTTCGTGCTGTTGCCGTCAGGCATAGCGCTGGTCAGCGGGATGATGATGCTGCTGATGAATCTCAAGCGGATGATGTAA
- the rsmC gene encoding 16S rRNA (guanine(1207)-N(2))-methyltransferase RsmC: protein MSAFTPASEVLLRHSDDFEESRILFAGDMQDDLPARLETAASRAHTQQFHHWQVLSRQMEDRVRFSLVADASDVADSDTLIYYWPKNKPEAQFQLMNILSLLPVGTDIFVIGENRSGVRSAEQMLEAYCPLTKVDSARRCGLYHGRLEKQPAFDAESFWDEYPLDALTIKTLPGVFSRDGLDVGSKLLLSTLTPHTKGKVLDVGCGAGVLSVALASHSPKVRLSLCDVSAAAVEASRATLAANAIEGEVFASNVFSEVTGRYDMIISNPPFHDGLQTSLEAAQTLIRGAVRHLNSGGELRIVANAFLPYPQALDETFGFHEVIAQTGRFKVYRTVMTRQAKR from the coding sequence ATGTCTGCGTTTACCCCGGCAAGTGAAGTCTTGCTGCGCCACAGTGATGATTTCGAAGAGAGCCGTATTCTGTTTGCCGGAGATATGCAGGATGACCTGCCTGCTCGCCTGGAGACGGCGGCAAGCCGTGCGCACACCCAGCAGTTCCATCACTGGCAGGTGCTGAGCCGTCAGATGGAAGATCGCGTGCGTTTCAGCCTCGTCGCCGACGCCTCTGACGTGGCGGACAGCGATACCCTGATCTACTACTGGCCGAAAAACAAGCCGGAAGCCCAGTTCCAGCTGATGAACATTTTGTCGCTGCTGCCGGTGGGCACCGATATTTTCGTGATTGGCGAAAACCGCAGCGGCGTGCGTAGCGCCGAGCAAATGCTGGAAGCATACTGCCCGCTGACCAAAGTCGACAGCGCCCGTCGCTGTGGCCTGTATCATGGTCGCCTGGAAAAACAGCCCGCTTTCGATGCCGAAAGCTTCTGGGATGAATACCCGCTGGACGCGTTGACCATCAAGACCTTACCGGGCGTGTTCAGCCGCGACGGTCTGGATGTCGGCAGTAAACTGTTGCTCTCCACCCTGACGCCGCACACCAAAGGTAAAGTGCTGGACGTGGGCTGTGGCGCAGGCGTGTTATCCGTGGCGCTGGCCAGCCATTCGCCAAAAGTGCGTCTGAGTCTGTGTGATGTAAGCGCTGCTGCGGTGGAAGCCAGCCGCGCGACACTGGCGGCAAACGCTATTGAAGGCGAGGTGTTCGCCAGTAACGTCTTCTCGGAAGTGACCGGGCGTTATGACATGATCATCTCTAACCCGCCGTTCCATGATGGTTTGCAGACCAGCCTTGAAGCCGCGCAGACCCTGATCCGCGGCGCGGTGCGTCATCTGAACAGCGGCGGCGAGCTGCGTATTGTCGCCAACGCCTTCCTGCCTTATCCGCAGGCGCTGGACGAAACCTTTGGCTTCCACGAAGTGATCGCGCAAACCGGTCGTTTTAAAGTTTACCGCACGGTGATGACCCGCCAGGCAAAACGCTAA
- a CDS encoding DNA polymerase III subunit psi encodes MTSRRDWQLQQLGITQWALRRPAALQGEIAISLPAHIRLVMVSSALPALTEPLISDVLRALTLSPDQVLQITPERIAMLPPGSRCNCWLLGADETVALEGVKVTSPLFDELRVNPAARAALWQQICEHEHDFFPHHD; translated from the coding sequence ATGACATCCCGACGCGACTGGCAACTACAGCAGCTGGGCATTACCCAGTGGGCTTTGCGCAGGCCCGCGGCGTTGCAGGGCGAAATTGCGATTTCGCTGCCGGCGCACATTCGTCTGGTGATGGTGTCCTCTGCGCTGCCGGCGTTAACCGAACCGCTTATCAGCGACGTGCTGCGGGCGCTTACCCTCTCGCCCGACCAGGTTTTACAAATTACGCCGGAACGGATCGCGATGTTGCCACCGGGCAGCCGCTGTAACTGCTGGCTGCTGGGCGCTGACGAAACCGTGGCGCTTGAAGGCGTGAAGGTAACGTCCCCGCTCTTCGATGAATTACGGGTTAACCCTGCGGCTCGCGCCGCCCTATGGCAACAAATCTGCGAACATGAACACGATTTCTTCCCTCACCACGACTGA